Below is a genomic region from Spiroplasma endosymbiont of Dioctria linearis.
ACTGCTTGAGCTGGAAGATTTCTTGGGAGAAGATATGGTTCATTAGTAACAATACTATATGCTATTATTTATCTTCCAGTTTTAATAATAATTGGAGCATTATTTACAACAAGTAGTTTTTTTCAATCCATTAATATTATTTATGAATTCTCTACAGGCAAGGAAAGTTGATTAACAGGAGATACAAAAATTATTGTTGAAATATTTGTAGCTTCATTAGTATTAATTTTATTTCAAATTGTTAATACTTATACAACCAAGCCTGGTAAAATTTTGCAAACTGCTCTTTCTTTTTTGAAGTTTATTCCTTTAATTACTGTCTTAATAGCAGGAATCACTTTTTTCTCACTTGGTAAAGAAAGCTCATTTGATCCAGAAAAAGTTGGAGGCTTTCAAATTAATAATATATTTTTGACAATGGTTCCAATTATGTTTGCCTTTGATGGTTTTTTAGATTCAGCTGCAATACAAAAGGATTGTGAACATAAAGAAGTTGTAGCACCAGCTATGATGACGGGTATTGTTGCGGTTTCTATATTTTATATAATAATTAGTGTTGCGATTTTTATGGGAGCTTCTGATGGGAATATATTAAATATTTTTAAAAGAGAGGGTATAGATCCAAGAATTCATTTTACTTTTAATTTAATAATTACTTTAACTTTATTGACAATGGTAAATGCATATAGTGTTATTTATCCAATAGTTATAAGAGCTTCAATTGAAGAGAAATTTGTTTATTCCAAAAAAAATGGAGAAGAACTTTCTAAAATAAAATCAAGTTGAATTTCAATATTAATTGTTTTTATATTTTTTATTGCCTTTGTTGGTTCAAGTTTGTTACTACCAAAAAGTATAACTGGAGATGACTCTTACTTATATACAGCATATTTATCTTCTGACTCAACAATAATAATTGTTTACTTGTTTCACATTCCTTTGTTAGTGCAAATGCTTATAAATAGAAAAACCAAAAAAATTGAAGTTAGAAAAGTCAGAGGGGCCTATTGTGCGGCAATATTTTCTTCTTCCATGTTAATTTTGACTTTGGGTTACATTTATTATTTAAATATTATAAAATCATTAATAGATGGACAGCTGATATCTCCAATAATGTGATTTGTATTTATAATAATATTAGTAGGTTTTTGGATTATTAATGAAACGATTATTTCAAAAAATAATATTGAAATAAATGATTTTTATTTTAGAATAAATCCTAAAAATTGATTTAACTATGATAAACAAAAATGTTTAGATATTTTTAATGCTAGAAAGGTTTTAAAAAATGATAAAGGTAAACAAAGCAAACAAGGCAAAAAATAAGTCCTTTGAATTTTTAACTATATTTTCAATGGTTTTTGGAATTGTAGTTGGTAGTGGAATCTATTTAAAAAATAAGGTAGAGGCTGGTGGAGTATTACATGAAGCTGGAAGGAACCCTTGATTAGCACTAACTGTTTGATTATTTATAGGAGTTTTATGCTCACTTATAATGTTAACCTTCATTGAAGCAGCATCTGCAACAAAAAATGATGGTCATTCTACAGCTCAAAGTTGAGCAAATAAATTTATTAATAGAAGAACAGCTTCTTTATTTTCTATTTTATATATTTGTATGTATCTTCCGATTTTAGCTGGTTTGGGAGCGTTATTTACAGTTAAAACGGTCTTTAGTGGAATTAACTCATTTTATTTTATTGTAAATGAAGAAAGTCTAATTTTAAAAATTGGAAAAGTACAATGGATGTCGTTGGAGTTATTTTTCTCAACATTAGTATTAATTGGTTTTTCATTAATGAACATTTTTACTCATAAACCAAGTAAACTTATTCAGAGTATTTTTACTATTGTTAAGTTTTTACCTTTAATAACTATTGTAATAGGTGGATTTACGCTTTTTGCAATTAACTCAGAGGGCAATAATTCATTTAATCCTTCATCAGACTTTGAACCGTGACAAGTAAATACTTTTTTTGGAACAATGATCCCAATACTCTTTGCATTTGATGGATTTATTTATGCAGCAACTTTACAAAAGGATTGTGAACATAAAGAAGTTGTAGCCCCAGCAATGCTTTCTGCAATTATTGCAGTAACATTGTTTTATATAATAATTACTATTTCAATTTTTTTTGGAGCAAGTGATGGAGACGTATTTAAATTATTTGATAATATGTTTAGTAAATCTCCTTGAGTATCTTTATTATTCAAAATTGTAATTGCTTGTACAATTTTGACGACTGTAAATGGTTATACAACTTTAATCCCTAAAACAGTTCAATCTGGTGTTCAAGAAAAATTTATTTATTCAAAAAATGGTAAAGATAATATTAGCTATGTAAAATCTGGTTTTATTGGATTGGCAATAACAATGTCAATTTATGTATTATTTATTACAATATCAATTTTAATTGACTGAAAAAGTGCAGAAATTAATTACTTCTTAGTTGCAGACTATTCCTCAAACAGTACAGTAATGTTTGGTTTTGTAGTCTATTTAATATTAATGATTTTTGTATTACATA
It encodes:
- a CDS encoding APC family permease gives rise to the protein MINVNKKNKTKNKIFEFLSVFSMTFGIVVGSGIYLKNAGDNGVLAKAGNNPYLAIAVWTLMAFFCCSMMLSFIELSSSTKKGEHNTLTAWAGRFLGRRYGSLVTILYAIIYLPVLIIIGALFTTSSFFQSINIIYEFSTGKESWLTGDTKIIVEIFVASLVLILFQIVNTYTTKPGKILQTALSFLKFIPLITVLIAGITFFSLGKESSFDPEKVGGFQINNIFLTMVPIMFAFDGFLDSAAIQKDCEHKEVVAPAMMTGIVAVSIFYIIISVAIFMGASDGNILNIFKREGIDPRIHFTFNLIITLTLLTMVNAYSVIYPIVIRASIEEKFVYSKKNGEELSKIKSSWISILIVFIFFIAFVGSSLLLPKSITGDDSYLYTAYLSSDSTIIIVYLFHIPLLVQMLINRKTKKIEVRKVRGAYCAAIFSSSMLILTLGYIYYLNIIKSLIDGQLISPIMWFVFIIILVGFWIINETIISKNNIEINDFYFRINPKNWFNYDKQKCLDIFNARKVLKNDKGKQSKQGKK
- a CDS encoding APC family permease codes for the protein MIKVNKANKAKNKSFEFLTIFSMVFGIVVGSGIYLKNKVEAGGVLHEAGRNPWLALTVWLFIGVLCSLIMLTFIEAASATKNDGHSTAQSWANKFINRRTASLFSILYICMYLPILAGLGALFTVKTVFSGINSFYFIVNEESLILKIGKVQWMSLELFFSTLVLIGFSLMNIFTHKPSKLIQSIFTIVKFLPLITIVIGGFTLFAINSEGNNSFNPSSDFEPWQVNTFFGTMIPILFAFDGFIYAATLQKDCEHKEVVAPAMLSAIIAVTLFYIIITISIFFGASDGDVFKLFDNMFSKSPWVSLLFKIVIACTILTTVNGYTTLIPKTVQSGVQEKFIYSKNGKDNISYVKSGFIGLAITMSIYVLFITISILIDWKSAEINYFLVADYSSNSTVMFGFVVYLILMIFVLHNRKTKKVETLKIKGGFVIGIITSTILSIIIAYAYYDFLIGKFMSNDLKTMIDPILLIFFAVILAIAWIINEGLISKNNIDSNDFVLRIKPKNWFNYNKELEIEKFKSKSNVK